A single Phycisphaerae bacterium DNA region contains:
- a CDS encoding DUF1559 domain-containing protein, whose translation MKIGATRDIRGFTLIELLVVVAIIAVLVSILLPALQQARKQARTVECQSNLRQLGLGFQLYMDAYEDWLPAAYYGERWNYSESWGHQINRMFQIRDQSLTSRGAVYRVFYCPEHLRDWKPTRWRGYSFSWSIHNSTAWNDGWGGRNGRRNRGTNGDTVRVLLFCNWWRDGATCPYQSWLSGGDWRLDAETWRQDYLSQDHGNGANFLYVAGNVRWIADRGYGPRYRDDEPTNSDVRWW comes from the coding sequence CCTTGATTGAGTTGCTGGTGGTGGTGGCGATTATCGCGGTGTTGGTGTCGATATTGCTGCCGGCGCTGCAGCAGGCGCGCAAGCAGGCGCGGACGGTGGAGTGCCAGTCGAACCTGCGGCAGTTGGGACTCGGCTTTCAGCTCTATATGGACGCCTATGAGGATTGGCTTCCGGCTGCGTACTATGGGGAACGCTGGAACTATAGCGAATCCTGGGGCCACCAGATCAACCGGATGTTCCAGATCAGGGACCAGTCGCTGACGTCGCGCGGCGCTGTCTACCGCGTTTTCTATTGCCCTGAGCACCTGCGGGACTGGAAGCCGACGCGGTGGCGCGGTTATTCGTTTTCGTGGTCGATTCACAACAGCACGGCGTGGAACGATGGGTGGGGCGGGCGCAACGGCCGGCGCAATCGCGGCACGAACGGCGATACGGTGCGGGTACTGTTGTTTTGCAACTGGTGGCGTGATGGGGCGACCTGTCCCTACCAGAGTTGGCTATCGGGGGGCGACTGGCGGTTGGACGCTGAGACGTGGCGGCAGGACTACCTGAGCCAGGACCACGGCAACGGGGCGAATTTCCTGTACGTCGCGGGCAACGTTCGATGGATCGCCGACCGGGGATATGGACCGCGCTACCGCGATGACGAACCCACCAACAGCGATGTTCGCTGGTGGTGA